Proteins encoded within one genomic window of Glandiceps talaboti chromosome 3, keGlaTala1.1, whole genome shotgun sequence:
- the LOC144453974 gene encoding 2-oxoisovalerate dehydrogenase subunit beta, mitochondrial-like: MNLFQSVTNCLDTVLADDPTSIIFGEDVAFGGVFRCTVGLADKYGKDRVFNTPLCEQGIVGFGIGAAAAGATAIAEIQFADYIFPAFDQIVNEAAKFRYRTGNQFNCGGLTVRAPWGAVGHGALYHSQCPEAYFAHTPGIKVVIPRGPIQAKGLLLSCIRDQNPCIFFEPKILYRSAVEQVPVKDYMLPLSEADVMIEGNDVTLVAWGTQVHVMREVVQLAQEKLGVSCELIDLQTILPWDSDTVAESVTKTGRLLVAHEAPLTSGFASEIASTIQNECFLNLEAPIERVCGWDTPFPHIFEPFYLPDKWRCLDAIKRMVNF, translated from the exons ATGAATTTGTTCCAATCGGTAACAAATTGTCTTGACACAGTCCTTGCTGATGACCCTACATCAA TAATATTCGGTGAAGATGTAGCCTTTGGTGGCGTCTTTCGTTGCACAGTTGGTCTGGCTGATAAGTATG GAAAAGACCGAGTGTTTAACACTCCACTGTGTGAGCAAGGTATAGTGGGTTTTGGTATTGGGGCAGCTGCTGCTGGGGCTACAGCTATTGCAGAAATACAGTTTGCTGACTACATCTTCCCTGCATTTGATCAA ATTGTAAATGAAGCAGCCAAGTTCAGATACAGAACAGGAAATCAGTTTAATTGTGGTGGTCtgactgtgagggcgccctggGGTGCTGTTGGTCATGGAGCATTGTATCATTCACAGTGTCCTGAAGCGTACTTTGCACACACTCCTGGTATTAAG GTTGTAATACCTAGAGGACCAATTCAAGCTAAAGGACTGCTACTATCCTGTATTCGGGACCAAAATCCATGTATTTTCTTCGAACCTAAAATCCTTTACCGATCTGCAG TGGAGCAGGTACCAGTCAAAGACTATATGTTACCATTGTCTGAAGCCGATGTCATGATAGAAG GCAATGATGTAACATTGGTTGCCTGGGGAACACAAGTTCATGTTATGAGAGAAGTAGTGCAATTGGCTCAAGAAAAGCTGGGTGTGTCCTGTGAGCTGATTGATTTACAAACCATCCTCCCTTGGGATTCTGACACTGTGGCTGAG TCTGTTACTAAAACAGGACGATTGTTAGTAGCACATGAAGCCCCACTCACAAGTGGATTTGCAAGTGAAATAGCTTCTACAATTCAG AACGAGTGTTTCTTGAACCTAGAGGCCCCCATTGAGAGAGTTTGTGGATGGGATACACCGTTCCCTCATATCTTTGAGCCTTTCTACCTACCAGACAAGTGGAGGTGTCTGGATGCCATCAAAAGAATGGTCAACTTCTAA